The Zobellia alginiliquefaciens genome contains a region encoding:
- a CDS encoding DEAD/DEAH box helicase has translation MTFKDLGIALPILKAIEEQGYTNPTPIQEQAIPILLNKKDLLGVAQTGTGKTAAFSIPIIHHLHTDQEQTRGKRRIRTLIVTPTRELAIQIADNFTAYSKHTRIKNTVIFGGVKQQRQVNALRNGVDALIATPGRLLDLMNQNIISLRDIEFVVLDEADQMLDMGFIHDIKKIIAKLPKQRQSLFFSATMPSSIVELSKTLLGDFERVTIKPQQATAEKVEQGVYFVTKPNKPKLLVHLINERPTDSVLVFSRTKHGANKIVKKLAQADIKSAAIHGNKSQTARQKALGEFKDGKLRVLIATDIAARGIDVEDLSLVVNYDLPNVPETYVHRIGRTGRASASGIALSFCDKEERAYLKDIEKLIKQQVPRMPEHPFVDGDEGEAPAEENKPRQRPNSNNSRNNNRNRNRNRNRNRNNNSGNSSNRNSGNRNRNNSNRSRRED, from the coding sequence ATGACATTTAAAGATTTAGGTATTGCTTTGCCTATACTCAAAGCTATTGAGGAACAGGGATATACGAATCCCACTCCCATTCAGGAACAAGCCATTCCCATTTTACTCAACAAAAAAGACCTTTTAGGAGTTGCACAGACAGGAACCGGAAAAACGGCCGCCTTCAGTATTCCTATTATTCATCATTTACATACGGATCAAGAGCAGACTAGAGGTAAGCGCCGCATACGCACGCTGATTGTAACCCCTACTCGAGAACTTGCCATTCAAATTGCCGATAACTTTACAGCTTACAGCAAACACACCCGTATTAAGAACACGGTGATTTTTGGTGGCGTTAAACAGCAACGCCAAGTAAACGCATTGCGTAATGGAGTTGATGCCTTAATTGCAACACCAGGAAGGTTATTGGATTTAATGAACCAGAACATTATCTCTTTGCGGGATATTGAATTTGTGGTTTTAGACGAAGCCGACCAAATGTTGGATATGGGTTTTATTCACGATATCAAGAAAATTATCGCGAAGCTGCCCAAACAAAGACAATCACTTTTCTTTTCGGCTACCATGCCTTCAAGTATTGTTGAACTTTCAAAAACGTTATTGGGTGATTTTGAAAGGGTAACCATTAAACCGCAACAGGCTACGGCCGAAAAAGTTGAACAAGGGGTTTATTTCGTTACAAAACCTAACAAACCAAAATTACTGGTCCACCTTATCAATGAGCGTCCTACGGATTCCGTTTTGGTGTTTTCACGTACCAAACATGGCGCAAATAAAATTGTAAAGAAATTAGCCCAGGCCGATATTAAATCCGCGGCCATACACGGTAATAAGTCACAAACTGCCAGGCAGAAAGCATTAGGCGAATTTAAGGACGGAAAACTCCGTGTTTTGATTGCGACCGATATTGCAGCAAGGGGAATTGACGTAGAGGACCTCTCTCTTGTTGTAAATTACGATTTGCCAAATGTACCAGAAACATATGTACACCGTATCGGGAGAACAGGCCGTGCCAGTGCCAGTGGTATTGCATTATCTTTTTGCGATAAGGAAGAGCGCGCTTATTTGAAGGATATTGAAAAGCTCATCAAACAACAAGTACCTCGTATGCCAGAGCATCCGTTTGTAGATGGTGATGAAGGTGAAGCACCTGCAGAAGAAAATAAACCGCGACAAAGACCTAATTCCAACAATTCCAGAAACAATAATAGAAACAGGAATCGCAATAGAAATAGGAACAGAAACAATAACTCGGGAAATTCAAGTAACCGAAATTCGGGAAACCGAAATCGTAATAATTCCAATAGATCCCGTAGGGAAGATTAA